The following proteins are co-located in the Eleginops maclovinus isolate JMC-PN-2008 ecotype Puerto Natales chromosome 1, JC_Emac_rtc_rv5, whole genome shotgun sequence genome:
- the zmp:0000000926 gene encoding genetic suppressor element 1 → MNPSPDRGKECLPPKKRESRQGSSEHNFPLDEFKPPVPLRSRSSTGGGEGGREASDRDRTLINPSPHLLHTPPPLPAPAPGLALPLPWHLGYSPSVSLPLFPGQVGERRGSGSPAWRDDPLSSALPHHSRWIRGEGPLSLPPSPSSSSASSFKTPYPADSRDIWSYINSGRRDNSSSLFSPSYLFSQHSLYPQDPSYTEARHRYLGKRLNGLEGPGSRTASTSRPLLSGEYGNESSRTRLDIGPHSSHTNGGRRQQEDLTPRVHTGGLYLSDSLAQEGHETHSSLQDRHTHGIVKTSLLSSSQHPLGPVPRAGRGGLLDSLGVTPAEAQIYYSLGSVCHPSPQVQPYPLYSPSGTALYNLHREPGPRQHNVRNSPHSPLVLPNSHDRSPRDRDRDQERDREKLPQRDRERGKDKEKHLQHDKDQERDTERERQRDRERDRGRELSPSHSHTSPPALHPSPPSLLPHFTKGSLIELASGRLKQVEELRTEDFLRSADTSPEFHLSTCTVLLISPSSAQGFSHLQVHLTDRNTQELLKVLVEYPFFVQDRGWSSCCPQRTTQLYGLPCRQLMEGDVCLALTPTPIPTQTHRTRTRTGSRAHRTQLPPRAAGEPSSLHREEMPPPPPPPPLPHHPPPAAPTPQRVLAAELPAQEQQRPRKRRWSAPDTLPSTGTDESLMDLPHGSKLMKWQ, encoded by the exons ATGAATCCCAGCCCCGACCGCGGCAAAGAGTGCCTCCCTCCCAAAAAAAGGGAGTCTCGTCAAGGATCGTCAGAACACAACTTCCCTCTGGATGAGTTTAAACCCCCTGTGCCACTCCGGAGTCGGTCCAGTacagggggaggggagggaggcagggaggccAGCGACAGGGACCGAACTCTGATCAACCCAAGCCCCCATCTCCTACATACTCCTCCACCCCTTCCTGCTCCAGCACCAGGCCTCGCCCTGCCTCTACCATGGCACCTGGGCtactctccctctgtctccctccccctTTTTCCAGGGCAGGTTGGAGAGAGGAGGGGCTCAGGGTCTCCTGCTTGGAGAGATGATCCTCTCTCCTCCGCACTGCCCCACCACTCCAGGTGGATCAGAGGGGAAGGCCCCTTATCCTTGCCACCTTCcccatcttcttcctctgcctcctccttcaAGACTCCCTACCCAGCTGATTCTAGAGATATTTGGTCCTACATCAACAGTGGCCGGCGGGACAacagttcctctctcttctctccatcaTACTTGTTTAGCCAGCACTCTCTCTACCCTCAAGATCCAAGCTATACTGAAGCAAGACATAGATACCTGGGCAAGAGGCTCAACGGCCTAGAGGGGCCTGGCAGCAGGACTGCCTCAACCTCCAGGCCTCTGCTCTCAGGAGAATATGGGAACGAGAGCAGCAGAACCAGGCTGGACATCGGTCCACACAGCTCCCATACAAACGGTGGACGGAGACAGCAGGAGGATCTAACACCCCGTGTCCATACTGGAGGGCTATATTTGTCAGACTCTCTAGCTCAGGAGGGCCACGAGACACATTCCTCACTGCAGGACAGACATACACACGGGATAGTTAAGACCAGCTTACTCTCCTCCAGTCAACATCCCCTGGGACCAGTCCCCAGGGCAGGTAGAGGGGGACTACTGGACTCCCTAGGGGTAACACCAGCTGAGGCCCAGATCTACTACTCCTTAGGATCGGTGTGCCACCCCAGCCCTCAGGTCCAGCCCTACCCGCTCTACAGCCCCTCAGGAACCGCTCTGTACAACCTGCACAGGGAGCCAGGACCCAGGCAGCACAATGTAAGGAACTCCCCTCACTCCCCCCTGGTTCTGCCTAACAGCCATGACAGGTCACCAAGAGACCGGGACAGAGAccaagaaagagacagagaaaaactcCCACAAAGGGACAGGGAGCGAggtaaagacaaagaaaagcaccTTCAACATGACAAAGACCAAGAAAGAGACACTGAGCGCGAGAGACAAagggatagagaaagagacagagggagagagttaTCTCCTTCTCATTCTCACACCTCACCCCCGGCCCTTCACCCATCTCCCCCTTCGCTCCTACCTCACTTCACCAAGGGTTCTCTGATTGAGTTGGCCAGTGGTCGGTTGAAGCAAGTCGAGGAGCTGCGGACCGAAGACTTCCTGAGGAGCGCAGATACCTCCCCTGAGTTTCACCTTAGCACCTGCACCGTGCTGCTGATTTCCCCCAGCAGCGCACAGGGCTTCAGCCATCTGCAGGTCCACCTCACAGACCGCAACACTCAG GAGCTGCTGAAGGTCTTGGTGGAGTATCCGTTCTTTGTGCAGGACCGAGGCTGGTCTTCTTGCTGCCCGCAGAGAACCACACAGCTGTACGGCCTGCCCTGTCGCCAGCTCATGGAGGGGGATGTTTGCCTGGCTCTCACCCCTACCCCCATCCCCACCCAAACCCACCGGACACGCACGCGTACTGGCTCCAGGGCCCATCGCACGCAACTCCCCCCAAGGGCTGCAGGAGAACCCAGCAGCTTGCACAGGGAGGAGAtgccacctccacctcctcctccccctcttcctcaccACCCACCTCCTGCTGCACCAACCCCTCAGAGGGTGCTGGCTGCGGAGCTCCCCGCTCAGGAGCAGCAACGTCCGAGAAAACGGCGCTGGTCTGCCCCGGATACCCTACCCTCAACCGGCACTGATGAAAGCCTCATGGATTTACCTCATGGCTCCAAGCTAATGAAGTGGCAGTAG
- the irf10 gene encoding interferon regulatory factor 10 — translation MVAKMHMKEWLVAQIQSGTYQGLCWEDEDQTMFRIPWKHAAKKDYKQTEDAALFKAWAVYKGKYREGRDKADPTMWKTRLRCALNKSTDFQEVPERNQLDITEPYKVYFIQQDQGSVRPQEFSRTKDQVYIQAKRSPSTAGVLDKPLHFQKELFHTSNEDMKPLTDDHMYCELTEKKTVNQSPAPTTFLISTHIVSDFRMQVTLLYQGHRVMKVTTRSPEGCFILQGRVPLGNEQIYGPCTAQQLSFPSPSSVSLPSCLIEAMNRLLCHLERGVLLWVAPDGVFIKRFCQGRVYWSGPMAQHTNRPNKLEREKTFKLLDIPTFLNDLQGCLQGKGRTPSYEIELCFGEEYPDPDISKTRKLILVQVVPLFAVELMQRFNFVKTEKRRPILTSNTEEKNM, via the exons ATGGTAGCTAAGATGCACATGAAAGAGTGGCTGGTAGCTCAGATACAAAGTGGGACATATCAAGGACTGTGCTGGGAGGATGAGGACCAAACCATGTTCAGGATCCCGTGGAAGCACGCAGCCAAGAAGGACTACAAGCAGACGGAGGACGCAGCTCTCTTTAAG GCATGGGCTGTGTACAAGGGAAAGTACAGGGAGGGCAGAGATAAAGCTGACCCCACCATGTGGAAGACCCGTCTCCGCTGTGCACTCAACAAAAGCACAGACTTTCAGGAAGTCCCTGAACGCAACCAGCTGGACATCACTGAACCCTATAAGGTCTACTTTATCCAGCAAGATCAAGGGTCAGTCAGGCCACAAG AGTTTTCCCGGACAAAGGATCAAGTGTACATCCAGGCAAAAAGGTCTCCAAGTACCGCAGGCGTTCTGGACAAACCG ctacattttcaaaaggaGTTGTTTCATACTAGTAACGAAGACATGAAACCACTGACTG atgatcacaTGTATTGTGAGCTCACTGAAAAAAAGACTGTAAATCAGAGCCCTGCGCCTACAACCTTTCTTATCTCGACACATATTGTATCAG ACTTTCGTATGCAGGTGACGCTGTTGTACCAGGGCCATAGGGTGATGAAAGTGACCACCAGGAGCCCAGAGGGGTGCTTCATCCTACAGGGCCGCGTCCCCTTGGGAAATGAACAGATCTACGGGCCCTGCACTGCCCAGCAGCTTTCATTCCCTTCCCCAAGCTCTGTATCTCTTCCGTCGTGTCTGATTGAAGCAATGAACCGCCTTCTTTGTCATCTTGAGCGGGGTGTGCTATTATGGGTGGCCCCAGACGGGGTGTTCATCAAGCGGTTCTGCCAGGGCAGGGTGTACTGGAGCGGTCCCATGGCCCAACACACCAACCGGCCCAACAAACTGGAGCGAGAAAAGACCTTCAAACTGCTGGACATACCCACATTTCTCAATG ATCTCCAGGGCTGTTTACAGGGGAAGGGACGTACACCTTCTTATGAGATTGAGCTTTGCTTCGGAGAGGAGTACCCAGACCCCGACATATCTAAAACCAGAAAGCTGATATTGGTGCAG GTGGTGCCCTTATTTGCAGTGGAACTGATGCAGAGGTTCAACTTTGTAAAGACTGAGAAAAGGCGACCGATTCTCACCTCGAACACCGAGGAGAAGAACATGTAG